A DNA window from Paenibacillus sp. HWE-109 contains the following coding sequences:
- a CDS encoding carbohydrate ABC transporter permease, whose protein sequence is MSRKRQKMIRWITTIVMGAVSVLFLAPLLWMLSTAAKYEKDVMVYPIQWIPQKFNFVNNFREVWMDSVPFGWFYLNSLKLALLMTVLTLIISSMSAFPLAKLQFKGKNLTFGLLLSLMIIPGEATLVPRYLLLKWLHLYNTHTGLIFMGMFSIYFTFLLRQFMLSIHTDFIEAAKMDGAGYWLLYWRIMLPLSKPILATVGIIKFIWSWNDYQGPLIFLISRKLYPIPLGLQLFKTEFADNYSLLMMASLSAIVPLFIVFIVLQKQVIQGISLGGVKG, encoded by the coding sequence ATGTCACGCAAACGTCAAAAAATGATCAGATGGATCACGACGATCGTCATGGGGGCCGTATCTGTTCTATTTCTGGCCCCGCTGCTCTGGATGCTTTCTACGGCTGCCAAATACGAGAAAGATGTCATGGTGTATCCGATCCAGTGGATACCACAGAAGTTTAATTTCGTTAACAATTTCAGGGAAGTGTGGATGGACAGCGTTCCGTTCGGTTGGTTTTATTTGAACTCGTTGAAGCTGGCGCTTTTGATGACGGTACTTACACTTATTATTTCATCCATGTCGGCTTTCCCGCTCGCCAAGCTCCAATTCAAGGGGAAGAACCTGACCTTCGGTCTACTGCTGTCGCTCATGATTATTCCGGGAGAAGCGACTCTTGTGCCGAGATATCTGTTACTCAAATGGCTGCATTTGTATAATACGCATACGGGTCTCATCTTTATGGGCATGTTCTCCATCTACTTCACGTTCTTGTTGCGTCAGTTTATGTTAAGTATTCACACCGATTTCATCGAAGCGGCCAAAATGGACGGCGCCGGTTACTGGCTACTGTACTGGCGGATTATGCTTCCGCTCTCCAAACCGATTCTGGCTACCGTAGGCATCATCAAATTTATCTGGAGCTGGAACGATTACCAGGGACCGCTGATTTTCCTCATTAGCCGCAAATTGTACCCGATTCCGCTGGGCCTGCAATTGTTCAAGACGGAATTCGCCGATAACTATTCCTTGCTGATGATGGCTTCCTTGTCGGCAATCGTGCCGTTGTTCATCGTGTTTATTGTGCTGCAGAAGCAGGTTATCCAAGGCATATCGCTCGGCGGCGTGAAAGGGTAA
- a CDS encoding ABC transporter substrate-binding protein, which produces MKKQTALVLSSAMISLTVLGGCGANTTNTTGASPSAAASTATSTPAAKPVTIKYYNWDNDTTGPATKKLIDDFQAKNPNIKVESIPLVPSNSVESMKKLDVMMTSGEQVDVVLYSNIDETMARAAQGVLAPLNDLYKKDNVNPDEEYYINPKYKGNYYATMYTASDWLVMLNEDALKDAGLKPPAYDWTWDDFRDYAKKLTKGEGNDKRYGAYFHTWGEYANPIAYTDLKNPYLTADLKPVFNDPTFAYFFNLRRAMEKDDKSIKPYSDVVGGKLSYATEFISGKTSMLLSATFLVSSLADKAKNPHTFKTIIAPMPRSSKNVEPGLTDFGASFVAIANNSKYKEEAYKFVRFMSTENNTRYDLSGWKKSDTKALLDRLFGGSKDVVDLDSLAALLSDKRMRTNMTTDVSAPYQNQLKKVLENGFSTFILDNKSAEDAQKFMMDEADKIIKQNTK; this is translated from the coding sequence ATGAAAAAACAAACTGCACTAGTGCTAAGCAGCGCAATGATCAGCTTAACGGTGCTTGGCGGATGCGGAGCGAACACAACGAATACAACAGGGGCTTCACCCTCCGCAGCTGCATCAACGGCGACCTCAACGCCGGCAGCAAAGCCGGTCACGATCAAGTATTACAACTGGGATAACGATACGACAGGTCCTGCTACGAAGAAGCTGATCGACGATTTCCAAGCCAAGAATCCGAATATCAAGGTCGAGTCTATCCCGCTGGTTCCGAGTAACTCCGTGGAATCGATGAAAAAGCTTGACGTCATGATGACGTCAGGCGAACAGGTCGACGTCGTACTCTACTCGAACATCGACGAAACGATGGCGCGTGCGGCGCAAGGGGTTCTCGCCCCGCTGAACGATTTGTACAAGAAAGATAATGTGAATCCGGATGAGGAGTACTACATTAATCCGAAGTATAAAGGCAATTACTATGCAACCATGTACACAGCGTCAGATTGGCTGGTTATGCTGAACGAAGATGCCTTGAAGGATGCGGGTCTCAAGCCGCCGGCATATGACTGGACATGGGACGACTTCCGCGATTATGCGAAGAAGCTAACCAAAGGAGAAGGCAATGACAAGCGCTATGGCGCGTACTTCCACACTTGGGGCGAATACGCGAACCCGATTGCGTACACGGACTTGAAAAATCCGTACTTGACCGCAGACCTGAAACCAGTTTTCAATGACCCGACGTTTGCCTACTTCTTCAACCTGCGCAGAGCGATGGAAAAAGATGATAAATCAATCAAGCCGTATTCGGATGTTGTAGGCGGCAAGCTGAGCTATGCGACAGAGTTTATTAGCGGTAAAACGTCGATGCTGCTCAGTGCGACGTTCCTAGTCTCCTCCTTGGCGGACAAAGCCAAGAATCCGCATACGTTCAAAACGATTATTGCTCCGATGCCACGTTCCTCGAAGAACGTCGAGCCTGGTTTGACTGACTTCGGAGCCAGCTTCGTTGCGATCGCAAACAACTCGAAGTATAAAGAAGAAGCTTATAAGTTCGTTCGTTTCATGTCCACGGAGAATAACACCAGATATGACCTCTCCGGCTGGAAGAAGTCCGATACGAAAGCGTTGCTTGATCGCCTGTTCGGAGGTAGTAAGGATGTTGTTGATCTGGACTCGCTTGCGGCCTTATTGTCGGATAAACGGATGCGCACGAACATGACGACAGACGTCTCCGCTCCGTACCAAAATCAATTGAAAAAAGTGCTGGAGAACGGCTTCTCCACCTTCATTCTAGATAACAAGTCCGCTGAGGATGCTCAGAAGTTCATGATGGACGAAGCAGATAAAATTATTAAGCAGAACACCAAGTAA